Proteins found in one Chitinispirillum alkaliphilum genomic segment:
- a CDS encoding RNA methyltransferase, TrmH family gives MGKKDINIEGYFGIGIECCNTWVNYGTLYRTARILGANFVFLINSKFKKSKSDTQKTWRSVPTYSYDSFDQFYENLPFSCVLVGVEMTDNAVCLENFKHPERACYLLGSEKHGLSSKAIEKCHKLIRLTGDHSMNVAVAGSIVMYDRVVKAKSA, from the coding sequence ATGGGTAAAAAGGATATCAACATAGAGGGGTACTTTGGGATCGGGATTGAGTGTTGCAACACCTGGGTCAATTATGGAACACTCTACCGAACAGCCAGGATATTGGGGGCAAATTTTGTATTTCTCATAAACAGCAAATTTAAAAAGAGTAAGTCAGATACACAGAAAACATGGCGCTCTGTACCAACCTACTCTTATGATAGTTTTGACCAGTTTTATGAAAACTTACCATTCTCCTGTGTACTTGTTGGTGTAGAGATGACAGATAACGCAGTGTGCCTCGAGAATTTTAAACATCCGGAGAGAGCATGTTATCTTCTCGGATCAGAGAAGCATGGTCTCTCATCAAAGGCAATTGAAAAATGTCACAAGCTTATACGGCTAACAGGTGACCATTCAATGAACGTTGCGGTCGCCGGTTCTATTGTAATGTATGATCGTGTGGTCAAAGCCAAAAGTGCATAA
- a CDS encoding beta-glucanase: MNFILGFILCLFLSNSASARNWALVWSDEFDYTGLPDPDRWSFDVDGNMWAWGNNELQNYTDETGANAWVEDGRLIIEARREQHTHPNGPTREYTSARLRTAQKGDWLYGRVEVRAKLPGGTGTWPAIWMLPTDWEYGNWPASGEIDIMEYVGYDPGVIHWTVHTESFNHMIGTQVGEYAFFINPEEQFYTYAVEWYEDRIDFLVDDTIYFTFENRDDYTYREWPFDKRFHLLLNVAVGGDWGGAEGVDNSIFPVRMEIEYVRVYQLEGTGDHSVSVSSSEGGTVSVLPEASEYPHGTEVIFTAKPQNGKVFDFWTGTTNSKSNPLTQIIRQDIDIAAFFKDSSEVATNSEFLGGAYGWRSSANGGGSGSVSFSDNRAVVKINSGGEDPWSVNFYQDDIALISEEKYALSFTASSDRNRTISAGVGMSSAPWQPYVTEQTSLSALPGDFTIPFTYSGDTGSDNRIFFDCGGGESGTITFENVSLRHLNEVDDVSIAPLSRGATPLSSVSLNNITNSGFNFLVNLSGQYTISLFSLNGREVFRETRSVSAGEKSNVALPSLLPPGVFTVKIDCRDCSHTFSERVVIY, from the coding sequence ATGAACTTTATTCTGGGATTCATTCTTTGCCTTTTTTTAAGCAACAGTGCTTCAGCCAGGAACTGGGCACTTGTGTGGTCGGATGAGTTTGATTATACAGGTTTACCGGATCCCGACAGGTGGAGCTTCGATGTTGATGGTAATATGTGGGCATGGGGTAACAATGAACTTCAAAATTATACAGACGAAACCGGGGCAAATGCCTGGGTTGAGGATGGGAGGTTAATAATTGAAGCCAGAAGAGAACAGCACACCCACCCCAACGGCCCCACACGAGAGTACACGTCTGCCCGCCTCAGAACCGCCCAAAAAGGTGACTGGCTTTATGGCAGAGTTGAGGTCAGAGCAAAACTGCCGGGTGGAACAGGCACCTGGCCAGCCATATGGATGTTGCCCACTGACTGGGAATACGGAAACTGGCCAGCAAGCGGAGAGATAGATATAATGGAGTATGTGGGTTATGATCCGGGTGTAATCCACTGGACTGTTCACACCGAATCTTTCAATCACATGATCGGCACACAGGTCGGGGAGTACGCATTTTTTATCAATCCTGAGGAGCAGTTTTATACCTATGCTGTAGAGTGGTATGAGGATCGGATAGATTTTCTGGTCGATGATACGATCTATTTCACCTTTGAGAACCGGGATGATTATACTTACAGAGAGTGGCCGTTTGATAAGAGATTTCATCTTCTGCTCAATGTCGCGGTTGGAGGAGACTGGGGAGGTGCAGAGGGAGTGGATAACAGCATATTTCCAGTCCGCATGGAAATTGAATATGTAAGAGTGTATCAGCTCGAAGGAACTGGGGACCACTCAGTTTCGGTTTCATCTTCAGAAGGTGGAACAGTTTCAGTTCTGCCTGAAGCCTCAGAATATCCTCACGGAACAGAAGTGATCTTCACAGCTAAACCACAGAATGGAAAAGTCTTTGATTTTTGGACTGGTACAACAAACAGCAAAAGCAATCCATTAACACAGATTATAAGGCAGGACATTGATATAGCCGCATTTTTCAAAGACAGCAGCGAGGTTGCAACCAATTCAGAATTTCTTGGCGGAGCTTACGGCTGGAGGTCTTCTGCAAATGGGGGTGGAAGCGGCTCGGTCAGTTTTTCCGATAACAGGGCTGTTGTTAAGATCAACAGCGGAGGCGAAGATCCCTGGAGTGTAAATTTCTATCAGGATGATATAGCCTTAATTTCCGAAGAGAAGTATGCGCTGTCTTTTACAGCCTCATCAGACAGAAACCGCACAATTTCAGCAGGTGTAGGGATGAGTTCTGCTCCCTGGCAACCCTATGTAACTGAACAAACCAGCCTCTCTGCATTACCCGGGGATTTCACAATTCCGTTCACCTATTCGGGGGATACCGGCAGTGATAACCGTATTTTCTTTGATTGCGGTGGTGGTGAGAGCGGCACTATTACATTCGAAAACGTAAGCCTCAGACATTTAAATGAAGTGGATGATGTATCCATTGCTCCGTTATCCAGGGGTGCCACTCCCCTGTCTTCAGTTAGCCTGAACAATATCACAAACAGTGGTTTTAATTTTTTGGTCAACCTTTCAGGACAGTACACGATATCGCTTTTCAGCCTAAACGGAAGAGAGGTTTTCAGAGAAACCAGATCTGTCTCTGCGGGTGAGAAGAGTAATGTAGCTCTCCCTTCTCTGTTACCTCCTGGTGTTTTTACGGTAAAAATTGATTGCAGAGATTGCAGTCACACATTTAGTGAGCGTGTTGTAATTTATTGA